The Babylonia areolata isolate BAREFJ2019XMU chromosome 17, ASM4173473v1, whole genome shotgun sequence genome has a window encoding:
- the LOC143291655 gene encoding uncharacterized protein LOC143291655 isoform X2 → MCGAKFKMAIEFYRKKVMAKYDHGAEFEVRQWINHLTGEDVGSGAVEVEKKLRNGQILCRLAKAVYEGTPNLPPAARAYKIRMNTMAAPFKQMENIEVFLKAAENYGVPSNSLFPTADLFEGRNMAMVISTILQFGSEAQRHGFNGPTCGPKPTERHEVHFTQEQLRAGQGIIGLQAGTNKCASQAGMAMGAVRHIADIRADDMTKEGQGVIGLQAGTNKCASQAGMSMGAVRHIADIRADDMSKEGQGVIGLQAGTNKCASQAGMAMGAVRHIADIRADDMSKEGQGVIGLQAGSNKGASQAGMAMGAVRHIADIRADDMTREGQSVIGLQAGSNKGATQAGMSMGAVRHIADIRADDASREGSGVIGLQAGTNRGASQAGMSMGAQRHIADIKVDDMSQASKASINLQYGSNMGANQSGMSYGGRRDIM, encoded by the exons atgtgtggagcGAAATTCAAGATGGCTATCGAGTTCTACAGAAAGAAG gtgatGGCAAAGTACGACCATGGAGCGGAGTTCGAAGTCCGTCAGTGGATCAATCATTTGACTGGCGAAGATGTCGGGTCGGGTgctgtggaggtggagaaaaaacTCCGCAACGGGCAGATCTTGTGTCG CCTGGCCAAGGCGgtgtatgagggtacccctaacctcccccctgCCGCCCGTGCCTACAAGATCAGGATGAACACTATGGCCGCTCCTTTCAAACAG ATGGAAAACATCGAGGTGTTCCTGAAGGCGGCAGAGAACTACGGGGTGCCGTCCAACAGCCTGTTCCCCACGGCCGACCTGTTTGAGGGCCGCAACATGGCCATGGTCATCTCCACCATCCTGCAGTTTGGCAGTGAG GCTCAGCGTCACGGCTTCAATGGGCCAACCTGCGGACCCAAGCCCACAGAGAGGCACGAAGTTCACTTCACGCAGGAACAGCTGCGAGCAGGACAGGGCATCATCGGCCTTCAGGCCGGCACCAACAAGTGTGCCTCCCAAGCTGGCATGGCCATGGGAGCCGTTCGTCACATTGCCGACATCCGTGCCGACGACATGACGAAGGAAGGCCAAGGCGTCATCGGCCTTCAGGCTGGCACCAACAAGTGCGCCTCCCAAGCTGGCATGTCCATGGGAGCCGTTCGTCACATTGCCGACATCCGCGCTGACGACATGTCTAAAGAAGGTCAAGGTGTCATTGGGCTGCAGGCTGGCACAAACAAGTGTGCCTCACAGGCAGGAATGGCCATGGGAGCTGTCCGTCACATCGCCGACATCCGCGCCGACGACATGTCGAAGGAAGGGCAGGGCGTGATCGGTCTGCAAGCCGGATCGAACAAAGGCGCGTCCCAGGCGGGCATGGCCATGGGCGCGGTCCGTCACATCGCCGACATCCGAGCGGACGACATGACGAGGGAAGGGCAGTCGGTGATCGGTCTGCAGGCCGGGTCCAACAAGGGCGCCACCCAGGCTGGGATGTCCATGGGCGCCGTGCGTCACATCGCTGACATCCGCGCCGATGATGCTTCCAGGGAGGGCTCCGGAGTGATTGGCCTTCAGGCGGGGACCAACCGCGGGGCCTCGCAGGCTGGGATGTCCATGGGGGCCCAGCGGCACATTGCTGACATCAAGGTGGACGACATGAGCCAGGCGTCCAAGGCCTCCATCAACCTGCAGTACGGATCCAACATGGGAGCCAACCAGAGCGGCATGAGCTACGGAGGTCGCCGCGACATCATGTGA
- the LOC143291655 gene encoding uncharacterized protein LOC143291655 isoform X1: MSNREKPLGMDRALHSKVMAKYDHGAEFEVRQWINHLTGEDVGSGAVEVEKKLRNGQILCRLAKAVYEGTPNLPPAARAYKIRMNTMAAPFKQMENIEVFLKAAENYGVPSNSLFPTADLFEGRNMAMVISTILQFGSEAQRHGFNGPTCGPKPTERHEVHFTQEQLRAGQGIIGLQAGTNKCASQAGMAMGAVRHIADIRADDMTKEGQGVIGLQAGTNKCASQAGMSMGAVRHIADIRADDMSKEGQGVIGLQAGTNKCASQAGMAMGAVRHIADIRADDMSKEGQGVIGLQAGSNKGASQAGMAMGAVRHIADIRADDMTREGQSVIGLQAGSNKGATQAGMSMGAVRHIADIRADDASREGSGVIGLQAGTNRGASQAGMSMGAQRHIADIKVDDMSQASKASINLQYGSNMGANQSGMSYGGRRDIM, from the exons gtgatGGCAAAGTACGACCATGGAGCGGAGTTCGAAGTCCGTCAGTGGATCAATCATTTGACTGGCGAAGATGTCGGGTCGGGTgctgtggaggtggagaaaaaacTCCGCAACGGGCAGATCTTGTGTCG CCTGGCCAAGGCGgtgtatgagggtacccctaacctcccccctgCCGCCCGTGCCTACAAGATCAGGATGAACACTATGGCCGCTCCTTTCAAACAG ATGGAAAACATCGAGGTGTTCCTGAAGGCGGCAGAGAACTACGGGGTGCCGTCCAACAGCCTGTTCCCCACGGCCGACCTGTTTGAGGGCCGCAACATGGCCATGGTCATCTCCACCATCCTGCAGTTTGGCAGTGAG GCTCAGCGTCACGGCTTCAATGGGCCAACCTGCGGACCCAAGCCCACAGAGAGGCACGAAGTTCACTTCACGCAGGAACAGCTGCGAGCAGGACAGGGCATCATCGGCCTTCAGGCCGGCACCAACAAGTGTGCCTCCCAAGCTGGCATGGCCATGGGAGCCGTTCGTCACATTGCCGACATCCGTGCCGACGACATGACGAAGGAAGGCCAAGGCGTCATCGGCCTTCAGGCTGGCACCAACAAGTGCGCCTCCCAAGCTGGCATGTCCATGGGAGCCGTTCGTCACATTGCCGACATCCGCGCTGACGACATGTCTAAAGAAGGTCAAGGTGTCATTGGGCTGCAGGCTGGCACAAACAAGTGTGCCTCACAGGCAGGAATGGCCATGGGAGCTGTCCGTCACATCGCCGACATCCGCGCCGACGACATGTCGAAGGAAGGGCAGGGCGTGATCGGTCTGCAAGCCGGATCGAACAAAGGCGCGTCCCAGGCGGGCATGGCCATGGGCGCGGTCCGTCACATCGCCGACATCCGAGCGGACGACATGACGAGGGAAGGGCAGTCGGTGATCGGTCTGCAGGCCGGGTCCAACAAGGGCGCCACCCAGGCTGGGATGTCCATGGGCGCCGTGCGTCACATCGCTGACATCCGCGCCGATGATGCTTCCAGGGAGGGCTCCGGAGTGATTGGCCTTCAGGCGGGGACCAACCGCGGGGCCTCGCAGGCTGGGATGTCCATGGGGGCCCAGCGGCACATTGCTGACATCAAGGTGGACGACATGAGCCAGGCGTCCAAGGCCTCCATCAACCTGCAGTACGGATCCAACATGGGAGCCAACCAGAGCGGCATGAGCTACGGAGGTCGCCGCGACATCATGTGA